A genome region from Pygocentrus nattereri isolate fPygNat1 chromosome 6, fPygNat1.pri, whole genome shotgun sequence includes the following:
- the zgc:101559 gene encoding ras-related protein Rab-33B, with product MAVENKNVDNDFTTIHNRDSLANDSFQDSLQSRIFKIIVIGDSNVGKTCLSYRFCGGKFLKNPEATIGVDFRERTLQLDGENIKLQIWDTAGQERFRKSMVEHYYRNVHAVIFVYDVTNLASFESLPEWIEECSHHSVPPMVPRILVGNKCDLGRGEVPTSLAQRLADSYNFPLFETSAKDPAEKEHVDAIFLTLAYKLKNHKPLRLKQPSGSVVMQPTSDQEEKLCFC from the exons ATGGCAGTTGAAAACAAGAATGTCGATAATGATTTTACAACGATTCATAACAGAGACAGTCTTGCGAATGACTCGTTTCAGGATAGTCTTCAGTCAAGAATATTTAAGATAATTGTTATTGGCGACTCAAATGTTGGAAAAACCTGTCTAAGCTATAGGTTCTGTGGCGGTAAATTTCTCAAAAACCCTGAAGCAACTATCGGAGTTGACTTCAGAGAGAGGACCCTTCAACTCGATGGAGAAAATATCAAG TTGCAGATCTGGGACACAGCAGGACAGGAGCGGTTCCGGAAGAGTATGGTGGAGCATTACTACCGCAATGTCCATGCCGTCATCTTTGTCTATGATGTGACCAATCTAGCTTCCTTCGAGAGTTTGCCAGAGTGGATTGAGGAATGCAGCCACCACTCGGTCCCTCCTATGGTGCCCCGAATCTTGGTGGGGAACAAATGTGACTTAGGAAGAGGAGAGGTTCCCACCTCGCTGGCCCAGCGTCTAGCTGACAGCTACAATTTCCCCCTCTTCGAGACATCTGCAAAGGACCCTGCAGAGAAGGAGCATGTGGACGCCATTTTCCTCACCTTGGCTTACAAGCTAAAGAATCACAAGCCCCTAAGACTGAAACAGCCAAGCGGAAGTGTTGTAATGCAGCCAACTAGTGATCAAGAGGAAAAGCTCTGTTTCTGCTGA
- the kbtbd7 gene encoding kelch repeat and BTB domain-containing protein 7, with amino-acid sequence MPLKLKMATVDCFSGPEELEDSSHAASLMKELKFFYDSRLLVDVTIEVEPEQDSSANSVTSDCASRAETGKLFQCNRNVLAAASPYFKSMFTGGLYESTQSKITIHDVDADSMSVIIDYCYTGKVTVTEGNVQRLYAAANMLQLEYIRHACADFMTRRLDLSNCTGVLKFADTFDNLDLKSKAQAFIAKNFALLSASGKELCELDMKQMKEILTLDSLDVDCERKVCSVAIHWIENNLLPESEDALHILKCVRWSLFTEKDRVYLDGLKSKPFIKKHLSGFIDLTGGGESSVISKGMNLTKQRIGRSAKEMVLFFGRPNEPFMCYDPYTEEIYSMGSPVINLSNQNFKRSPMETFLVCATPENNLYLASHLSKHFWVYNPLLNCWQELAERLLGRMHSYIGYLNGHLYILGGRDPVSDARLKEVECYSIQRNQWMFVAPLPHSLGKMQVVTVNERLYVVNKRRMLCYESKRNHWLQRGSLKRNKLHKACVFQEQIICLCDIPVVKAYNPARGEWRRIGDIPIDSSALSYQVVQHNGKLLLLTLAIVHHNKNRLVIHEYDSTRDTWKNVVTMFGSSFGSISLSARVYTACLSSGQNFITEEDDDSGSSADWDFDGLTDADSDSGSSSSFSDENW; translated from the coding sequence ATGCCTCTTAAGCTAAAAATGGCTACAGTGGACTGTTTCAGTGGTCCGGAGGAGCTCGAAGATTCAAGTCACGCAGCGAGTTTGATGAAAGAGCTGAAATTTTTCTACGACTCTCGCCTTCTGGTGGATGTCACTATTGAAGTGGAGCCAGAGCAGGACTCCTCGGCTAACAGTGTGACCTCAGACTGCGCCTCCAGAGCTGAAACAGGGAAACTTTTCCAGTGCAACCGTAACGTGCTGGCTGCGGCCAGTCCCTATTTCAAGAGCATGTTTACAGGGGGTCTGTACGAGAGCACTCAGAGCAAGATAACTATCCACGATGTGGACGCGGACTCGATGTCCGTTATAATCGACTACTGTTACACTGGGAAAGTGACAGTCACAGAAGGCAACGTGCAAAGGCTTTACGCAGCTGCTAACATGCTGCAGTTGGAATACATCAGGCATGCCTGTGCTGACTTTATGACCAGAAGGCTGGACCTCTCTAACTGCACAGGGGTTTTGAAATTTGCTGACACGTTCGACAATCTGGATCTGAAAAGCAAAGCTCAAGCATTCATAGCAAAGAACTTCGCCCTGCTCAGTGCCAGTGGGAAGGAGCTGTGTGAGCTGgatatgaaacaaatgaaagagaTCCTCACTCTGGATTCTCTGGATGTGGACTGTGAGCGGAAAGTGTGCTCGGTTGCGATACACTGGATTGAAAATAATTTGCTTCCAGAATCGGAGGATGCATTGCACATCCTTAAATGTGTTCGATGGTCACTGTTCACCGAAAAAGACAGGGTTTATTTAGATGGCCTTAAGTCAAAGCCTTTTATAAAGAAACACCTTTCTGGTTTCATAGATTTGACTGGTGGTGGAGAAAGCAGTGTAATTTCAAAAGGCATGAACCTTACAAAACAGAGAATAGGCAGAAGTGCGAAGGAAATGGTCCTGTTCTTTGGGCGACCGAATGAACCTTTCATGTGCTATGATCCTTACACAGAAGAGATCTACTCTATGGGATCGCCTGTCATTAATCTGAGCAATCAGAACTTTAAACGGTCTCCCATGGAGACATTTTTAGTCTGTGCCACACCAGAGAACAACCTGTATCTGGCCTCACACCTGTCAAAGCACTTCTGGGTGTATAATCCATTGTTGAATTGCTGGCAGGAGTTGGCTGAGCGGCTGCTAGGAAGGATGCACTCGTACATTGGCTACCTCAATGGGCACTTGTACATTCTCGGTGGAAGAGACCCTGTATCTGATGCCAGACTCAAGGAGGTTGAGTGCTACAGCATTCAGAGAAACCAGTGGATGTTTGTCGCCCCCCTGCCGCATTCCTTAGGTAAAATGCAAGTTGTGACTGTAAATGAGCGACTTTATGTAGTGAACAAGAGAAGAATGCTTTGCTATGAGTCCAAGAGAAACCACTGGCTCCAGCGTGGCTCCTTAAAACGCAATAAGCTGCACAAAGCATGCGTCTTTCAGGAGCAGATCATTTGCCTTTGTGACATCCCTGTGGTGAAAGCGTATAACCCGGCCCGAGGTGAATGGAGGCGTATTGGGGACATACCAATCGACAGCAGTGCTCTGAGCTACCAAGTGGTGCAACACAATGGCAAACTGCTTCTGCTCACTCTCGCTATTGTGCATCACAACAAAAACAGGCTTGTCATACACGAGTATGACTCCACAAGGGATACATGGAAAAATGTCGTTACCATGTTTGGATCTTCATTTGGTTCAATAAGCCTCTCTGCCCGTGTGTACACAGCATGCCTTAGTTCAGGACAGAACTTCATCACTGAGGAGGATGATGACAGTGGCTCCAGTGCAGACTGGGACTTTGATGGTTTGACTGATGCAGACTCAGATTCTGGCAGCTCAAGCTCTTTTTCTGATGAGAACTGGTAG
- the wu:fc50b12 gene encoding uncharacterized protein wu:fc50b12 has product MDGKDCYVRTRVDKMPSKAQEDAVINMKSIQDISKQLGFEWTVLAYELGFTRNEVRQFHATSHEKRVQAKSMLESWYDRSWDKPNKTKLLQDGLERAGRRDLAERLRCLHWGHQKLSRRVELPSAFPFLITVHKTIDNKDALRRINELNRSYN; this is encoded by the exons ATGGATGGAAAGGACTGTTACGTGAGGACTCGTGTGGACAAAATGCCAAGTAAAGCTCAGGAG GATGCTGTGATCAATATGAAATCTATTCAGGATATCTCTAAGCAGCTGGGCTTTGAGTGGACAGTTCTTGCATATGAACTGGGTTTCACCAGAAATGAAGTGAGGCAGTTTCATGCCACATCTCATGAAAAAAGGGTTCAGGCCAAGAGCATGCTGGAATCCTG GTATGATCGTTCTTGGGACAAGCCCAATAAGACTAAACTGCTTCAGGACGGTCTGGAGCGAGCTGGTCGTCGGGACCTGGCTGAGAGGCTACGCTGTCTCCACTGGGGCCACCAGAAACTCAGTCGTAGAGTGGAGCTACCCTCTgcctttccttttctcattaCAGTGCACAAGACTATAGACAATAAGGATGCCCTGCGCAGAATTAATGAACTTAATCGCAGTTACAACTAA
- the slain1a gene encoding SLAIN motif-containing protein 1a isoform X1 yields the protein MEAAVLNLQMMADVNGNSKVMDAELEVKKLQELVRKLERQNEQLRTRANTANSCPSAGHLCSNSSCSGLLTAGQFYTGNYSVSSPSATGSFGPHTTEELYPYFHPQREAENNGCEQTALDEAEMLDLSALLPIDGQAEDTWLYVSPKAKLYPQYPLSPLQWCRHVLDNPSPEVELAKRSLCYRLEQAKRCRGVLSGYASSSLAYSPVDGLSSLSTPVKPLTKPTLTEQTAPSSPSSQCLLQQPLTGRSCGGLAERSPSFLYHTATQNYSRPHAAVSPQSSTDNDFSTSELEDDSISMDYKLQDMTDVQVMARLQEESLRQEYATTSATVARRSSSFSVHSGLRRPGRSTVELEEEEECDDLPPPQPRLFRTGSMQRSLSHSYNLSSPRDPRRSPSSPQYLSSLSYQQLSNPSPSTTSYTANEAQSYRTSTDKLRRSMPNLIRAPSMLSVPSVPSVAAPASHTAFPSFSSSSSSLRNSQSFDSSSGLARLQTAIPSPGQLQQRVQSIGNFSMATRQPLKATAYVSPTIQGPTTMPSSISLNSLSSSGIPLPSKPSTSSSTSRSALPRPASFIGTTGTSRSKIAQPVRSLLTPPKSIAALTTLRDTSWKDGCY from the exons ATGGAAGCGGCTGTGCTGAATCTCCAAATGATGGCGGACGTCAACGGTAACAGTAAGGTTATGGACGCCGAGCTGGAGGTGAAAAAGCTCCAGGAGCTCGTGCGGAAACTGGAGCGCCAGAACGAGCAGCTGAGGACGAGAGCAAACACGGCCAACAGCTGCCCCTCCGCTGGCCATCTGTGTTCAAACTCCAGCTGCTCTGGACTCCTCACCGCGGGCCAGTTTTATACAGGGAATTACTCTGTTTCCTCCCCGTCCGCCACAGGTTCGTTTGGACCCCACACGACCGAGGAGCTTTATCCGTATTTCCATCCTCAGAGGGAGGCGGAGAACAACGGCTGCGAGCAAACAGCGCTGGACGAGGCTGAAATGTTGGACCTTTCTGCTCTTCTCCCCATCGATGGACAGGCTGAGGACACCTG GTTGTATGTGTCTCCTAAAGCAAAGTTGTACCCTCAGTACCCCCTCAGCCCCTTGCAGTGGTGTAGACACGTGCTTGATAACCCCAGCCCCGAGGTGGAGTTGGCTAAGCGTTCGTTATGTTACCGACTAGAGCAAG CCAAAAGATGCCGAGGCGTCCTCTCTGGCTATGCCTCATCTTCCCTTGCCTATAGCCCTGTAGATGGACTCTCCTCCTTAAGCACTCCTGTTAAACCTCTTACTAAACCCACACTAACTGAACAAACAG CGCCATCCTCTCCATCCAGCCAATGCTTGCTGCAGCAGCCTCTCACTGGGAGGAGTTGCGGTGGCCTGGCCGAGAGGTCTCCTTCATTCCTCTATCACACGGCTACTCAGA ATTACAGTCGTCCACATGCAGCCGTCAGCCCACAGTCTTCCACGGACAATGATTTCAGcacctcagagctggaggatgACTCAATCTCTATGGACTATAAACTTCAGGACATGACAGACGTGCAGGTCATGGCCCGACTGCAAGAAGAGA GTCTGCGTCAGGAGTACGCCACTACCTCGGCCACGGTCGCTCGCCGCAGCTCCAGCTTTTCTGTGCACTCAGGTTTGCGTCGGCCGGGGAGGAGCACGGTGGAgctggaggaagaggaggaatgTGATGATCTACCACCTCCTCAGCCTCGGCTTTTCCGTACAGGGTCTATGCAGCGCAGCCTGTCCCACTCATACAACCTCTCCAGCCCCAGAGACCCCCGCCGCAGCCCTTCCAGCCCACAGTACCTCAGCAGCCTGTCCTACCAGCAGCTCAGCAACCCCAGCCCCAGCACAACCAGCTACACAGCCAACGAAGCACAGAGTTACCGCACCAGCACAG ACAAGTTGCGGAGAAGTATGCCAAACCTGATACGAGCTCCCAGCATGCTGTCTGTGCCAAGTGTCCCAAGCGTTGCTGCTCCTGCCAGCCACACAGCGTTCCCGTCATTttcatcctcatcatcctcattaCGCAACAGTCAGAGCTTTGACTCGTCAAGTGGGCTTGCCAGGCTTCAGACTGCAA TTCCCTCTCCAGGTCAGCTGCAGCAGCGGGTACAGAGTATAGGCAACTTCTCCATGGCAACGCGACAACCTTTGAAGGCCACAGCCTACGTCAGTCCAACGATACAGGGTCCTACCACAATGCCTTCGTCAATTAGCTTAAACTCTCTCTCCAGCAGTGGCATTCCTCTCCCCAGTAAACCCAGCACCTCGTCCTCTACAAGTCGCAGTGCTCTACCTCGACCAGCCTCCTTCATTGGAACCACTGGGACCTCGCGCAGCAAAATCGCTCAGCCAGTGCGCAG ttTACTTACGCCCCCAAAGAGCATAGCTGCTTTGACCACCCTGCGCGACACAAGCTGGAAGGATGGATGCTATTGA
- the slain1a gene encoding SLAIN motif-containing protein 1a isoform X2: MEAAVLNLQMMADVNGNSKVMDAELEVKKLQELVRKLERQNEQLRTRANTANSCPSAGHLCSNSSCSGLLTAGQFYTGNYSVSSPSATGSFGPHTTEELYPYFHPQREAENNGCEQTALDEAEMLDLSALLPIDGQAEDTWLYVSPKAKLYPQYPLSPLQWCRHVLDNPSPEVELAKRSLCYRLEQAKRCRGVLSGYASSSLAYSPVDGLSSLSTPVKPLTKPTLTEQTDYSRPHAAVSPQSSTDNDFSTSELEDDSISMDYKLQDMTDVQVMARLQEESLRQEYATTSATVARRSSSFSVHSGLRRPGRSTVELEEEEECDDLPPPQPRLFRTGSMQRSLSHSYNLSSPRDPRRSPSSPQYLSSLSYQQLSNPSPSTTSYTANEAQSYRTSTDKLRRSMPNLIRAPSMLSVPSVPSVAAPASHTAFPSFSSSSSSLRNSQSFDSSSGLARLQTAIPSPGQLQQRVQSIGNFSMATRQPLKATAYVSPTIQGPTTMPSSISLNSLSSSGIPLPSKPSTSSSTSRSALPRPASFIGTTGTSRSKIAQPVRSLLTPPKSIAALTTLRDTSWKDGCY, from the exons ATGGAAGCGGCTGTGCTGAATCTCCAAATGATGGCGGACGTCAACGGTAACAGTAAGGTTATGGACGCCGAGCTGGAGGTGAAAAAGCTCCAGGAGCTCGTGCGGAAACTGGAGCGCCAGAACGAGCAGCTGAGGACGAGAGCAAACACGGCCAACAGCTGCCCCTCCGCTGGCCATCTGTGTTCAAACTCCAGCTGCTCTGGACTCCTCACCGCGGGCCAGTTTTATACAGGGAATTACTCTGTTTCCTCCCCGTCCGCCACAGGTTCGTTTGGACCCCACACGACCGAGGAGCTTTATCCGTATTTCCATCCTCAGAGGGAGGCGGAGAACAACGGCTGCGAGCAAACAGCGCTGGACGAGGCTGAAATGTTGGACCTTTCTGCTCTTCTCCCCATCGATGGACAGGCTGAGGACACCTG GTTGTATGTGTCTCCTAAAGCAAAGTTGTACCCTCAGTACCCCCTCAGCCCCTTGCAGTGGTGTAGACACGTGCTTGATAACCCCAGCCCCGAGGTGGAGTTGGCTAAGCGTTCGTTATGTTACCGACTAGAGCAAG CCAAAAGATGCCGAGGCGTCCTCTCTGGCTATGCCTCATCTTCCCTTGCCTATAGCCCTGTAGATGGACTCTCCTCCTTAAGCACTCCTGTTAAACCTCTTACTAAACCCACACTAACTGAACAAACAG ATTACAGTCGTCCACATGCAGCCGTCAGCCCACAGTCTTCCACGGACAATGATTTCAGcacctcagagctggaggatgACTCAATCTCTATGGACTATAAACTTCAGGACATGACAGACGTGCAGGTCATGGCCCGACTGCAAGAAGAGA GTCTGCGTCAGGAGTACGCCACTACCTCGGCCACGGTCGCTCGCCGCAGCTCCAGCTTTTCTGTGCACTCAGGTTTGCGTCGGCCGGGGAGGAGCACGGTGGAgctggaggaagaggaggaatgTGATGATCTACCACCTCCTCAGCCTCGGCTTTTCCGTACAGGGTCTATGCAGCGCAGCCTGTCCCACTCATACAACCTCTCCAGCCCCAGAGACCCCCGCCGCAGCCCTTCCAGCCCACAGTACCTCAGCAGCCTGTCCTACCAGCAGCTCAGCAACCCCAGCCCCAGCACAACCAGCTACACAGCCAACGAAGCACAGAGTTACCGCACCAGCACAG ACAAGTTGCGGAGAAGTATGCCAAACCTGATACGAGCTCCCAGCATGCTGTCTGTGCCAAGTGTCCCAAGCGTTGCTGCTCCTGCCAGCCACACAGCGTTCCCGTCATTttcatcctcatcatcctcattaCGCAACAGTCAGAGCTTTGACTCGTCAAGTGGGCTTGCCAGGCTTCAGACTGCAA TTCCCTCTCCAGGTCAGCTGCAGCAGCGGGTACAGAGTATAGGCAACTTCTCCATGGCAACGCGACAACCTTTGAAGGCCACAGCCTACGTCAGTCCAACGATACAGGGTCCTACCACAATGCCTTCGTCAATTAGCTTAAACTCTCTCTCCAGCAGTGGCATTCCTCTCCCCAGTAAACCCAGCACCTCGTCCTCTACAAGTCGCAGTGCTCTACCTCGACCAGCCTCCTTCATTGGAACCACTGGGACCTCGCGCAGCAAAATCGCTCAGCCAGTGCGCAG ttTACTTACGCCCCCAAAGAGCATAGCTGCTTTGACCACCCTGCGCGACACAAGCTGGAAGGATGGATGCTATTGA
- the slain1a gene encoding SLAIN motif-containing protein 1a isoform X3, translating to MEAAVLNLQMMADVNGNSKVMDAELEVKKLQELVRKLERQNEQLRTRANTANSCPSAGHLCSNSSCSGLLTAGQFYTGNYSVSSPSATGSFGPHTTEELYPYFHPQREAENNGCEQTALDEAEMLDLSALLPIDGQAEDTWLYVSPKAKLYPQYPLSPLQWCRHVLDNPSPEVELAKRSLCYRLEQAPSSPSSQCLLQQPLTGRSCGGLAERSPSFLYHTATQNYSRPHAAVSPQSSTDNDFSTSELEDDSISMDYKLQDMTDVQVMARLQEESLRQEYATTSATVARRSSSFSVHSGLRRPGRSTVELEEEEECDDLPPPQPRLFRTGSMQRSLSHSYNLSSPRDPRRSPSSPQYLSSLSYQQLSNPSPSTTSYTANEAQSYRTSTDKLRRSMPNLIRAPSMLSVPSVPSVAAPASHTAFPSFSSSSSSLRNSQSFDSSSGLARLQTAIPSPGQLQQRVQSIGNFSMATRQPLKATAYVSPTIQGPTTMPSSISLNSLSSSGIPLPSKPSTSSSTSRSALPRPASFIGTTGTSRSKIAQPVRSLLTPPKSIAALTTLRDTSWKDGCY from the exons ATGGAAGCGGCTGTGCTGAATCTCCAAATGATGGCGGACGTCAACGGTAACAGTAAGGTTATGGACGCCGAGCTGGAGGTGAAAAAGCTCCAGGAGCTCGTGCGGAAACTGGAGCGCCAGAACGAGCAGCTGAGGACGAGAGCAAACACGGCCAACAGCTGCCCCTCCGCTGGCCATCTGTGTTCAAACTCCAGCTGCTCTGGACTCCTCACCGCGGGCCAGTTTTATACAGGGAATTACTCTGTTTCCTCCCCGTCCGCCACAGGTTCGTTTGGACCCCACACGACCGAGGAGCTTTATCCGTATTTCCATCCTCAGAGGGAGGCGGAGAACAACGGCTGCGAGCAAACAGCGCTGGACGAGGCTGAAATGTTGGACCTTTCTGCTCTTCTCCCCATCGATGGACAGGCTGAGGACACCTG GTTGTATGTGTCTCCTAAAGCAAAGTTGTACCCTCAGTACCCCCTCAGCCCCTTGCAGTGGTGTAGACACGTGCTTGATAACCCCAGCCCCGAGGTGGAGTTGGCTAAGCGTTCGTTATGTTACCGACTAGAGCAAG CGCCATCCTCTCCATCCAGCCAATGCTTGCTGCAGCAGCCTCTCACTGGGAGGAGTTGCGGTGGCCTGGCCGAGAGGTCTCCTTCATTCCTCTATCACACGGCTACTCAGA ATTACAGTCGTCCACATGCAGCCGTCAGCCCACAGTCTTCCACGGACAATGATTTCAGcacctcagagctggaggatgACTCAATCTCTATGGACTATAAACTTCAGGACATGACAGACGTGCAGGTCATGGCCCGACTGCAAGAAGAGA GTCTGCGTCAGGAGTACGCCACTACCTCGGCCACGGTCGCTCGCCGCAGCTCCAGCTTTTCTGTGCACTCAGGTTTGCGTCGGCCGGGGAGGAGCACGGTGGAgctggaggaagaggaggaatgTGATGATCTACCACCTCCTCAGCCTCGGCTTTTCCGTACAGGGTCTATGCAGCGCAGCCTGTCCCACTCATACAACCTCTCCAGCCCCAGAGACCCCCGCCGCAGCCCTTCCAGCCCACAGTACCTCAGCAGCCTGTCCTACCAGCAGCTCAGCAACCCCAGCCCCAGCACAACCAGCTACACAGCCAACGAAGCACAGAGTTACCGCACCAGCACAG ACAAGTTGCGGAGAAGTATGCCAAACCTGATACGAGCTCCCAGCATGCTGTCTGTGCCAAGTGTCCCAAGCGTTGCTGCTCCTGCCAGCCACACAGCGTTCCCGTCATTttcatcctcatcatcctcattaCGCAACAGTCAGAGCTTTGACTCGTCAAGTGGGCTTGCCAGGCTTCAGACTGCAA TTCCCTCTCCAGGTCAGCTGCAGCAGCGGGTACAGAGTATAGGCAACTTCTCCATGGCAACGCGACAACCTTTGAAGGCCACAGCCTACGTCAGTCCAACGATACAGGGTCCTACCACAATGCCTTCGTCAATTAGCTTAAACTCTCTCTCCAGCAGTGGCATTCCTCTCCCCAGTAAACCCAGCACCTCGTCCTCTACAAGTCGCAGTGCTCTACCTCGACCAGCCTCCTTCATTGGAACCACTGGGACCTCGCGCAGCAAAATCGCTCAGCCAGTGCGCAG ttTACTTACGCCCCCAAAGAGCATAGCTGCTTTGACCACCCTGCGCGACACAAGCTGGAAGGATGGATGCTATTGA